From Terriglobales bacterium, the proteins below share one genomic window:
- a CDS encoding FAD-dependent oxidoreductase has product MNRRTLLKGAALTSASLLLEGCAARRVRPVAAAVPPPIDLAKVLVSPEREIRTTVCLRPFRPSGFRLEPQKLDDKLCVHNYGHGGAGITLSWGTAQLAASEILASGQRQVAVLGCGVVGLATARTLQQMGKAVTIYAKAIPPETTSNSAGGFWFPVTVFDRGHEAPLFQQQFPRAVRLSYTYFQQFVGEDYSVRWLPTYYLNEHPFNETGMVGPKGPFADFEPAARDLQPQQHRFPAAFVREFKSLLIEPHHYLRALVRDFQAAGGCILVREFRDVAEISALPERAIVNCTGLGAKSLFSDPDLVPIKGQLTFLLPQPEVNYNLIAGELYMFPRRDGIVLGGTHGRGEWSLEPDLNAKARILEGHARLFSGL; this is encoded by the coding sequence GTGAACCGACGCACGCTCCTGAAAGGCGCCGCGTTGACCTCCGCCAGCCTGCTGTTGGAAGGCTGTGCGGCGCGACGTGTTCGGCCAGTGGCCGCAGCGGTTCCTCCGCCTATAGATCTTGCCAAGGTCCTAGTCTCGCCCGAGCGCGAAATCCGCACCACTGTGTGCCTGCGGCCGTTCCGTCCCAGTGGTTTTCGCCTGGAGCCGCAAAAACTCGACGACAAGCTTTGCGTCCACAACTATGGCCACGGCGGAGCGGGCATAACACTGTCGTGGGGGACTGCCCAGCTTGCAGCCAGCGAAATTCTCGCTTCCGGCCAGAGGCAAGTCGCGGTACTCGGTTGTGGCGTCGTCGGGCTGGCGACGGCGCGCACGCTGCAGCAGATGGGCAAAGCGGTCACGATTTACGCCAAGGCCATTCCTCCCGAAACCACGTCCAACTCAGCCGGGGGGTTCTGGTTTCCCGTCACCGTCTTCGACCGGGGCCACGAAGCACCGCTGTTCCAGCAGCAGTTCCCGCGCGCGGTGAGGCTCTCCTATACATATTTCCAGCAGTTTGTTGGGGAAGACTACAGCGTACGCTGGCTGCCGACGTACTACCTGAACGAACACCCTTTCAACGAGACCGGAATGGTCGGGCCGAAGGGGCCGTTCGCCGATTTCGAACCAGCGGCGCGCGACCTGCAGCCCCAGCAACACCGCTTCCCGGCCGCGTTTGTCCGCGAATTCAAGTCCCTGCTTATCGAGCCGCATCATTACTTACGGGCGCTGGTGCGCGATTTTCAAGCTGCGGGCGGATGCATCCTGGTGCGAGAGTTTCGCGACGTTGCCGAGATCTCCGCCCTGCCGGAGCGCGCCATTGTCAACTGCACCGGCCTGGGAGCAAAGTCCTTGTTCTCCGACCCAGACCTGGTGCCCATCAAAGGACAGCTTACGTTCTTGTTGCCCCAGCCTGAGGTCAACTACAACCTGATTGCCGGCGAGCTGTACATGTTTCCGCGGCGCGACGGAATCGTGCTGGGCGGCACGCATGGGCGCGGCGAGTGGAGCCTGGAGCCGGACCTAAATGCAAAGGCGCGCATCTTGGAAGGTCATGCCAGGCTGTTCAGCGGACTGTAG
- a CDS encoding phospholipid carrier-dependent glycosyltransferase, which yields MAGETTIEAQSTPSSGVGVHTVSPAAALVPPASCPRRAWEWLILAAFGLVLLAQLWTSVGRLSITWDEADHLHAGYRYLTCGDFGWNPEHPPLAKMVDAIPLLFQRIRDPFPKACGFPNTRELDNRIGHAFVFANPESVLFSARLAASLFAVMLLGVVWVVARSMFGLAAACVAGTLLAFEPNLLAHGALIATDVPAAFGTLASVFALYAYLVNRTRARWLLAALVTGVAFSLKHSTMLLVPILLILAVADPLVQRNGEPVGRRMGRNLLAVAGILLLALVVLWTVYGWRYQSRPHGAQTWGWGRPEFAGPVAQAIPRLEDAHLLPEAYLKGLQDVVVTSEVGRPAFILGRLYRRGQWFYFPLAIAIKFSLAVLVMAALSCCALRFWRARRRELLFLAVLPLVYLGSAMTSGLNMGVRHLLPVMVFVILFASAGSGELLAHSRKAQVALALLLGLHIASSLRAFPNYLSYSNEIWGGPGATYKHLSLSDSDWGQALKQAKAYVDRTPSSPCWIIRAFYATNQDYGIPCGETSGSIQQIPPVHYHGTLIVSSESLAGFDTALGGARLAATFRGREPKAKLGGSALLVYEGDFDLSVTAAYAYINLANQESGRNLDLARAHAETAARLSPDSPSAHGLVCSLARTREQSDVAERECNLALKLMKDDPNSTPLDEASMRGFMTALGIPIH from the coding sequence TTGGCTGGAGAAACGACCATCGAGGCACAATCCACGCCCTCGAGCGGCGTTGGAGTGCACACCGTATCGCCCGCCGCTGCCCTGGTTCCGCCTGCCTCCTGCCCTCGTCGAGCCTGGGAGTGGCTCATACTGGCTGCGTTCGGCCTTGTGTTGCTCGCACAGTTGTGGACCAGCGTCGGACGGTTGTCGATCACCTGGGATGAAGCTGACCATCTCCATGCCGGCTATCGATACCTGACATGCGGTGATTTCGGCTGGAACCCGGAGCATCCTCCGTTGGCCAAGATGGTGGATGCAATCCCGCTGCTATTCCAGCGCATCCGCGATCCGTTTCCCAAGGCTTGCGGCTTCCCCAACACCCGGGAACTGGATAATCGCATCGGCCATGCCTTCGTATTCGCCAACCCGGAGAGTGTTCTGTTTTCCGCGCGCCTGGCTGCATCCCTGTTCGCGGTGATGTTGTTAGGAGTCGTGTGGGTCGTTGCGCGCAGCATGTTTGGACTTGCGGCGGCGTGCGTGGCCGGAACCCTGCTGGCGTTTGAACCCAACCTGCTGGCGCATGGCGCATTGATTGCCACCGACGTGCCGGCGGCGTTCGGAACCTTGGCATCGGTGTTTGCCCTGTACGCGTACCTGGTGAATCGTACGCGCGCGCGATGGCTGCTGGCGGCATTGGTTACGGGTGTCGCTTTCTCATTAAAGCACTCCACCATGCTGCTGGTGCCGATCCTGCTGATCCTGGCGGTTGCCGATCCTCTCGTGCAGCGGAACGGCGAACCGGTGGGGCGGCGCATGGGACGCAATCTGTTAGCGGTCGCCGGAATCCTCTTGCTTGCGTTGGTTGTGCTGTGGACAGTCTATGGCTGGCGTTACCAGAGCCGCCCACACGGCGCACAGACCTGGGGTTGGGGTCGGCCGGAGTTCGCCGGCCCGGTGGCCCAGGCGATTCCAAGGCTGGAAGACGCACATCTCTTGCCGGAAGCTTACCTGAAGGGTTTGCAGGATGTGGTGGTGACGTCGGAAGTCGGCCGTCCCGCCTTTATCTTGGGGCGGCTTTATCGACGCGGACAGTGGTTCTATTTCCCGCTTGCGATCGCAATTAAGTTTTCCCTGGCGGTGCTGGTAATGGCTGCCTTGTCCTGCTGCGCCTTGCGTTTTTGGCGCGCGCGGCGGCGCGAACTGCTGTTCCTGGCAGTCCTTCCGCTCGTCTATCTGGGATCGGCCATGACCTCCGGATTGAATATGGGCGTGCGGCACCTGCTTCCGGTGATGGTGTTCGTCATCTTGTTTGCTTCCGCGGGATCCGGCGAGTTGCTGGCGCACAGCAGAAAAGCGCAAGTGGCGCTGGCCCTCTTGCTCGGGCTGCACATCGCAAGCTCATTGCGCGCGTTTCCGAATTACCTCAGCTATAGCAACGAAATCTGGGGTGGACCAGGTGCCACGTATAAGCACCTTTCGCTGTCGGATAGCGATTGGGGACAGGCGCTGAAACAGGCCAAGGCTTATGTCGACCGCACGCCGTCAAGTCCCTGCTGGATCATTCGCGCTTTCTATGCCACCAATCAGGACTACGGGATTCCATGCGGTGAAACGTCCGGCTCGATCCAGCAGATTCCGCCGGTTCACTACCATGGCACGCTCATCGTGAGCAGTGAAAGCCTGGCGGGATTCGACACGGCACTCGGCGGAGCGCGGCTTGCCGCCACTTTTCGCGGCCGCGAACCGAAGGCAAAGCTGGGAGGGAGCGCTCTGCTGGTTTACGAGGGAGATTTCGACCTCAGCGTGACCGCAGCCTACGCCTATATCAACCTGGCCAACCAGGAATCGGGCCGAAACCTTGACCTCGCGCGGGCGCACGCGGAAACCGCAGCTCGGCTATCGCCGGACAGTCCCAGCGCTCACGGCCTGGTCTGCTCTCTGGCTCGCACCAGGGAACAATCGGACGTTGCCGAACGCGAATGCAACCTGGCCTTGAAGCTGATGAAGGACGATCCCAATTCCACCCCGCTCGATGAGGCATCGATGAGGGGATTCATGACCGCGCTGGGAATTCCCATCCACTAA
- a CDS encoding MBL fold metallo-hydrolase has translation MHAAAAAAYRVLYDGQCEVCQACVAWLNTLDRHHKTLALPITQDVLLQVDPRLNLDDCLRQLHVIAPDGRIYVGWDAVARLARLFPPTWMIGALGSHFPFRQLGRLGYGFVARNRYALSKCRGGACRVAQPETVKRKARLGAFWSCYTLGLLLRLPLVAWAALKAAAGRISTFVRTYNRRLELLGGRLTILFLNGALPNTVPILFGELFTTVLYDGIAIDPGSPKMRRSLARHLRRGPPRITKIVATHAHEEHVGNLNWLAQMTAAPIYVSEMTARFLSPFKKLPRVRATIIGQPPDLRPPFKILGDTLDSDSGCLQVLATPGHCDDHIALYDPKEKLLLAGDAFMGSYFATPNPDVDSRKWLASLERLMELDVEILVEGHGHIHTLRPDIPDFPGVVVRRDPKEAIAEKLNYMRWLREQIDAGFQDQLPVRVIEASCFPWGQKRSWETCATDECIRLLSLGHFSRTELVRSFVRPTSEPLPTVYEVRMSQGK, from the coding sequence ATGCATGCCGCCGCCGCCGCGGCCTATCGTGTGCTATACGACGGGCAGTGCGAAGTCTGCCAGGCTTGCGTGGCCTGGTTGAATACTCTCGATCGCCACCACAAGACCCTCGCTTTGCCCATCACCCAGGACGTCCTGCTCCAGGTGGACCCACGCCTCAATTTGGACGATTGCCTGCGCCAGTTGCACGTAATAGCGCCTGATGGCCGGATTTATGTCGGCTGGGATGCCGTTGCCCGGCTGGCGCGATTGTTTCCTCCGACGTGGATGATCGGCGCGCTGGGATCGCATTTCCCGTTCCGTCAATTGGGTCGGCTGGGGTACGGCTTTGTCGCGCGCAATCGCTACGCACTGAGCAAGTGTCGTGGCGGCGCATGCCGCGTCGCACAGCCCGAAACGGTCAAGCGGAAAGCGCGCCTGGGAGCCTTCTGGTCGTGCTACACGCTGGGCCTCTTGCTTCGCCTTCCCTTAGTCGCGTGGGCCGCGTTGAAGGCTGCCGCGGGAAGAATCAGCACGTTTGTCCGGACCTATAACCGGCGGCTTGAACTGCTCGGCGGCAGGCTGACGATTCTGTTCTTGAACGGTGCCTTGCCCAACACCGTGCCCATCCTGTTCGGGGAACTGTTCACCACGGTGCTCTATGACGGCATCGCCATTGATCCCGGCTCGCCCAAGATGCGGCGCTCGCTGGCGCGCCACCTTCGCCGGGGACCGCCCAGGATCACCAAGATTGTGGCCACGCACGCGCACGAAGAGCATGTCGGGAACCTGAATTGGCTGGCGCAAATGACGGCTGCGCCCATCTATGTTTCCGAGATGACGGCGCGGTTTCTGTCGCCTTTCAAAAAGCTGCCACGAGTGCGCGCCACCATAATCGGGCAGCCGCCCGATTTGCGGCCGCCTTTCAAAATACTCGGCGACACCCTGGATTCCGATTCCGGCTGTTTGCAAGTATTGGCCACCCCCGGCCACTGTGACGATCACATTGCCTTGTACGACCCCAAGGAGAAGCTGCTGCTGGCGGGCGATGCCTTCATGGGTAGCTATTTTGCGACTCCAAACCCGGATGTCGACAGCCGCAAGTGGCTCGCCAGCCTGGAACGTCTGATGGAACTCGATGTTGAAATTCTCGTCGAAGGCCACGGCCATATTCACACGCTCCGGCCCGATATTCCGGATTTTCCCGGGGTTGTTGTCCGGCGGGATCCCAAGGAGGCGATCGCGGAAAAGCTCAATTACATGCGCTGGCTGCGCGAGCAAATCGACGCCGGCTTCCAGGACCAGCTTCCGGTGCGCGTGATCGAGGCCAGCTGCTTCCCCTGGGGCCAGAAACGCTCGTGGGAGACCTGTGCCACCGACGAATGCATTCGATTGCTCAGCCTCGGCCACTTCTCGCGCACCGAACTGGTGCGCAGCTTCGTTCGTCCAACTTCGGAGCCGCTTCCGACCGTCTACGAAGTGCGCATGTCTCAAGGGAAGTGA
- the secA gene encoding preprotein translocase subunit SecA, with protein sequence MFNAIAAKIFGTKNEREVKRLLPSVEQINALEPQMQALTDAQLRAKTDEFRRRLAERVKDIEDDEERRAAENQFLDEILPEAFAVVREAGRRVLNMRHFDVQLIGGMVLHSGRISEMKTGEGKTLVATLPVYLNSIPGRGVHVVTVNDYLAKRDSEWMGKIYNFLGLSVGVIVHDLDDEERRAAYAADCTYGTNNEFGFDYLRDNMKFDLRECVQRGHNFGIVDEVDSILIDEARTPLIISGASEESTDKYYKVNKIIPKLEKGEEIDTAPGEPKQLTGDYVVDEKHKTITISDEGWEKVEKLLGITNIADPENWDLKHHVETAVKAHALYRRDVEYVVKDGEVIIVDEFTGRLMPGRRWSDGLHQAVEAKENVKVERENQTLATITFQNYFRMYKKLAGMTGTAETEAPEFDKIYKLEVVVIPTNKPLLRQENADIVYRTEPEKYKAVADSIEELHEKGQPVLVGTTSIEKSERLSEQLKKRAVKHVVLNAKYHEREAEIVAQAGRLGMVTIATNMAGRGTDILLGGNPEFMAKQELVKKGVAHPLQAAGGEVEAAASSEEMTRFYYQGTEFECPLQQWEETFAHYKLDTDKEHDQVVGVGGLFILGTERHEARRIDHQLRGRAGRQGDPGASRFFLSLQDDLMRIFAKEWVSTLLQRLGMEEGVPIESRMITRRIEAAQKTVEAQNFEARKHLLEYDDVMNKQREAVYSLRRQLLEGLDQKDLILEDYVADILSELLDKYVSKEAHPEDWDIKGLKNEIFTRFGVDILAEGVKPESLNRQELGDAIFDKLKQRYDAKEHLIGAEQMRYHERMIMLSVLDQQWKDHLLNMDHLKEGIGLRGYGQHDPLVEYKRESFDMFEAMMARFEEETVRYLYLMQVIEPGAPQVALEAGGDGNGDGGGRRRRAAQTSVDELEEAFQRRKRKELEQARMAGSGEYQPVQQRVRSGAKVGRNDPCPCGSGKKYKKCCGVNA encoded by the coding sequence TTGTTTAACGCCATAGCAGCCAAGATTTTCGGCACCAAGAACGAGCGCGAGGTCAAGCGCCTCCTGCCTTCGGTCGAGCAGATCAACGCGCTCGAACCGCAGATGCAGGCGCTCACCGACGCCCAATTGCGTGCCAAAACCGACGAGTTCCGCCGCCGCCTCGCCGAGCGGGTCAAAGACATCGAGGACGACGAAGAACGCCGCGCCGCGGAAAATCAATTCCTCGACGAGATCCTGCCGGAAGCCTTCGCCGTGGTTCGCGAAGCAGGCCGACGCGTGCTCAACATGCGTCATTTCGACGTGCAGTTGATTGGCGGCATGGTGCTTCACTCCGGGCGTATCTCGGAGATGAAGACCGGCGAGGGTAAAACGCTTGTCGCAACCCTCCCCGTGTACCTCAACTCGATTCCTGGACGCGGCGTCCACGTGGTCACCGTCAACGACTACCTCGCCAAGCGCGACTCGGAGTGGATGGGCAAGATTTACAACTTCCTCGGTCTCTCCGTCGGCGTCATCGTCCACGACCTCGATGATGAGGAGCGCCGCGCTGCCTATGCGGCGGACTGCACCTACGGAACCAACAACGAGTTTGGCTTCGATTACCTGCGCGACAACATGAAGTTCGATCTGCGCGAGTGCGTCCAGCGGGGGCATAACTTCGGCATCGTCGACGAAGTCGACTCCATCCTCATCGACGAAGCGCGCACTCCGCTCATTATCAGTGGCGCCAGCGAAGAGTCCACCGACAAGTATTACAAGGTCAACAAGATCATTCCCAAGCTCGAGAAGGGCGAAGAAATCGATACCGCTCCCGGCGAACCTAAGCAGCTTACCGGGGATTACGTCGTGGACGAGAAGCACAAGACCATCACGATCAGCGACGAAGGATGGGAGAAGGTCGAAAAGCTGCTCGGCATCACCAACATCGCCGATCCGGAGAATTGGGACCTCAAGCACCACGTTGAAACCGCCGTCAAAGCCCACGCTCTCTACCGGCGCGATGTCGAGTACGTCGTAAAAGACGGCGAGGTCATCATCGTCGACGAGTTTACCGGCCGCCTGATGCCCGGGCGCCGCTGGAGCGATGGGCTTCACCAGGCGGTGGAGGCCAAGGAAAACGTCAAGGTCGAGCGCGAGAACCAGACGCTGGCCACTATCACTTTTCAGAACTACTTCCGCATGTACAAGAAGCTGGCCGGCATGACCGGCACGGCGGAAACGGAAGCGCCCGAGTTCGACAAGATTTATAAGCTCGAAGTTGTCGTCATTCCTACCAACAAGCCGCTGCTCCGGCAGGAAAATGCGGACATCGTTTACCGCACCGAGCCGGAGAAGTACAAAGCCGTTGCCGACAGCATTGAAGAACTGCATGAGAAAGGCCAGCCGGTGCTGGTGGGCACCACGTCGATCGAAAAATCCGAGCGGCTGTCGGAGCAACTGAAGAAGCGCGCCGTCAAGCACGTCGTGCTTAACGCCAAGTACCACGAGCGGGAAGCGGAGATCGTGGCGCAGGCCGGGCGCCTTGGCATGGTCACTATTGCCACCAACATGGCCGGCCGCGGCACCGACATTCTCCTCGGCGGCAATCCCGAGTTCATGGCCAAGCAGGAATTGGTCAAGAAAGGCGTCGCGCACCCCTTGCAAGCCGCCGGCGGCGAAGTCGAAGCCGCTGCCAGCAGCGAGGAGATGACCAGGTTCTATTACCAGGGCACCGAATTCGAGTGTCCGCTGCAGCAGTGGGAAGAAACTTTCGCGCACTACAAGCTGGACACCGACAAGGAACACGACCAGGTGGTCGGTGTCGGCGGCTTATTTATTCTTGGCACCGAACGCCACGAGGCGCGGCGCATCGACCATCAGTTGCGCGGCCGCGCCGGTCGCCAGGGTGATCCCGGCGCATCCCGCTTCTTCCTCTCCTTGCAGGACGACCTGATGCGCATCTTCGCCAAGGAGTGGGTCTCGACGCTCCTGCAGCGGCTGGGCATGGAAGAAGGGGTGCCGATTGAATCGCGCATGATCACCCGCCGCATCGAGGCGGCGCAGAAGACGGTGGAAGCGCAGAACTTCGAAGCCCGCAAGCACCTGCTCGAGTATGACGACGTGATGAACAAGCAGCGCGAGGCCGTCTACAGCCTGCGTCGCCAGTTGCTCGAGGGCCTCGATCAGAAGGATCTCATCCTCGAAGACTACGTTGCCGATATTCTCAGCGAGTTGCTCGACAAGTACGTCTCCAAGGAAGCTCATCCCGAGGATTGGGATATCAAGGGGCTGAAGAACGAAATCTTCACCCGCTTCGGCGTCGACATCCTCGCTGAAGGCGTCAAACCGGAATCGCTGAACCGCCAGGAACTGGGCGACGCGATTTTCGACAAGCTGAAGCAGCGCTACGATGCCAAGGAACACCTCATCGGTGCCGAGCAAATGCGCTACCACGAGCGCATGATCATGTTGAGCGTGCTCGACCAGCAGTGGAAAGACCACTTGCTCAACATGGACCACCTGAAGGAAGGCATCGGACTGCGCGGCTACGGCCAGCACGATCCGCTGGTGGAATACAAGCGCGAGTCGTTCGACATGTTCGAAGCCATGATGGCGCGCTTCGAAGAAGAGACTGTCCGCTACCTCTACCTGATGCAAGTGATCGAGCCGGGCGCGCCGCAAGTTGCACTCGAAGCCGGTGGCGATGGCAATGGTGATGGCGGCGGACGCCGCCGTCGCGCGGCACAGACCTCCGTAGACGAACTGGAAGAGGCCTTCCAGCGGCGCAAGCGCAAAGAACTGGAGCAGGCGCGCATGGCCGGCTCTGGCGAATATCAGCCGGTTCAGCAGCGCGTGCGCAGCGGCGCCAAAGTCGGCCGCAATGATCCCTGTCCTTGCGGCTCTGGCAAGAAATACAAGAAGTGCTGCGGCGTGAACGCGTAA
- a CDS encoding enoyl-ACP reductase, translating to MATLLEGRTAVVFGVANKRSIAWAIARHLHGAGARLALTYQNERLALEAKDLVESLPGTEGFQCDVANEGEVERLFQQLKDRYGKLDVLVHSIAFAPAAELSRPFRETSREGFRIAHDVSVYSLIALARAAAPLMTDGGSIMTLTYYGAEKVVPNYNVMGVAKAALEATVRYLAADLGKDRIRVNAISAGPIKTLAARGIAGLGDMLKGHAERAPLGRNIEPDEVGKAALFLASDLSTGVTGETLYVDCGYNIMGF from the coding sequence ATGGCAACCCTGCTCGAAGGACGCACCGCGGTAGTTTTCGGAGTCGCCAACAAACGCAGCATCGCGTGGGCCATCGCGCGGCACCTGCACGGGGCCGGAGCGCGCCTGGCGCTTACCTACCAGAATGAACGGCTGGCGCTGGAGGCCAAGGACCTGGTGGAGTCGCTGCCCGGAACGGAAGGGTTCCAGTGCGACGTGGCGAACGAGGGCGAAGTCGAGCGCCTGTTTCAGCAACTGAAAGACCGCTACGGGAAGCTGGACGTGCTGGTACACAGCATCGCATTTGCGCCCGCCGCCGAGCTCAGTCGGCCGTTTCGCGAGACCTCGCGCGAGGGATTCCGGATCGCGCACGACGTCAGCGTGTATTCACTGATCGCGCTGGCGCGGGCTGCCGCGCCGCTGATGACCGACGGCGGCAGCATCATGACGCTGACTTATTACGGGGCGGAAAAGGTCGTGCCCAATTACAACGTCATGGGGGTGGCAAAAGCGGCGCTGGAAGCCACGGTGCGTTACCTGGCCGCGGACCTGGGGAAAGACAGGATTCGCGTCAACGCCATATCCGCGGGGCCCATCAAGACGCTGGCGGCGCGAGGCATTGCCGGCTTGGGCGACATGCTGAAGGGACACGCGGAGCGCGCGCCGCTGGGACGAAACATCGAACCGGATGAGGTCGGAAAGGCTGCGCTGTTCCTGGCATCCGATCTTTCGACCGGCGTGACCGGGGAAACGCTCTACGTGGATTGCGGGTACAACATCATGGGGTTCTGA
- the tsaE gene encoding tRNA (adenosine(37)-N6)-threonylcarbamoyltransferase complex ATPase subunit type 1 TsaE, producing MATSEFTTHSADETIQCGRHLARELKPPRLVILRGDLGAGKTTLVKGIAEGFQAASQEDVTSPTFTLIHEYHGPEVNVFHIDLYRIDTERELETLGLDDLYGDANVLLIEWGNKFPRLGRDRHVDVSVKRLGENKRRIRVSGL from the coding sequence ATGGCCACCTCAGAATTCACCACCCACTCCGCCGATGAGACCATCCAGTGTGGCCGCCATCTCGCGCGCGAGCTAAAGCCGCCGCGGCTGGTGATCCTGCGCGGCGATCTGGGTGCAGGGAAGACCACGTTGGTGAAGGGAATTGCCGAGGGCTTTCAGGCCGCTTCGCAGGAGGATGTCACCAGTCCCACCTTCACCCTCATCCACGAATATCACGGTCCTGAGGTCAACGTCTTTCACATCGATCTTTACCGCATCGACACCGAGCGCGAACTGGAGACGCTCGGCCTCGACGACCTCTACGGCGATGCCAATGTCCTGTTGATCGAATGGGGGAACAAGTTTCCGCGCCTGGGACGCGACCGGCACGTAGACGTCAGCGTGAAGCGCTTGGGCGAGAACAAGCGCCGCATCCGCGTCAGCGGTTTATAG
- a CDS encoding NAD(P)H-hydrate dehydratase gives MKVTTSAEMRDIDRLTSERYGVPSLTLMENAGTHVANYVLRRYPRAERVCIVCGKGNNGGDGYVAARKLHEAGKKVQVLLLGDPAAVKGDAAVMLKRLPVAPILIRNEEELNEVGARSPSSAAGEIGARSPSNTMGNVGARSPSSALNDCDLILDAILGTGFKPPVTGLFAAAIERINASTLPVFAVDIPSGASADAFAPESHLRSRADAIVTFTAPRPAHVFGDLTRDEIVVGQIGSPPEAIQSQLNLDVIAWPDIAPCFAPRAVDANKGSFGHVLTIGGSLGKSGAAAMAGMAALRAGAGLSTVATPRSVLPSVAGFAAELMTEPLAETEAGTISLSAVEYGRLDAIMQGKTVLALGPGISRHADTIQFIRAIVDKYPQPLVIDADGLNAFQGMTDRLHGRSRPLVLTPHPGEMARLTGLSTKEVQQDRIGVARSFASGHQCIVVLKGHRTLVAEPDGHVWVNMTGNPGMATGGTGDVLTGLIAGMIAQFPNNLMRAVCAAVWLHGYAGDRAICNDSSEQALTATDLLENAYVSESMWWRMNEDSFVSIQDIAGLRRRLE, from the coding sequence ATGAAAGTCACGACTTCGGCCGAAATGCGCGACATCGATCGCCTCACCAGCGAGCGCTACGGCGTCCCCTCTCTCACGCTCATGGAGAACGCGGGTACCCACGTCGCCAATTATGTGCTGCGCCGATACCCGCGAGCAGAGCGGGTCTGCATCGTCTGCGGCAAAGGCAACAACGGCGGCGATGGCTACGTGGCTGCTCGCAAGCTTCACGAAGCGGGAAAGAAAGTGCAGGTCCTGCTCCTCGGCGATCCGGCGGCAGTCAAAGGTGACGCGGCAGTAATGCTGAAGCGACTTCCGGTCGCCCCCATCCTCATCCGAAATGAGGAGGAGCTGAACGAAGTTGGAGCGCGCTCGCCCTCGAGCGCGGCGGGAGAAATTGGAGCGCGCTCGCCCTCGAACACGATGGGGAACGTTGGAGCGCGCTCGCCCTCGAGCGCGTTGAATGACTGCGACCTTATCCTCGACGCCATCCTTGGCACCGGATTCAAACCTCCCGTCACCGGCCTCTTCGCCGCCGCCATTGAAAGGATCAACGCGTCCACCCTACCGGTGTTTGCCGTTGACATCCCCTCCGGCGCCAGTGCCGACGCGTTCGCGCCCGAATCCCATCTTCGAAGTCGCGCCGACGCCATCGTCACCTTTACCGCCCCGCGTCCAGCGCACGTTTTCGGCGATCTCACTCGCGATGAGATTGTCGTCGGCCAGATTGGCTCCCCGCCGGAAGCAATTCAATCGCAATTGAATCTCGACGTCATCGCCTGGCCCGACATCGCGCCCTGCTTCGCACCGCGCGCCGTTGACGCTAACAAGGGCAGCTTCGGGCACGTGCTGACCATCGGCGGATCCTTAGGAAAGTCGGGTGCCGCGGCGATGGCGGGCATGGCGGCCCTTCGCGCCGGAGCAGGCCTCTCGACCGTCGCCACCCCCCGCTCCGTGCTGCCTTCGGTCGCCGGCTTCGCCGCCGAACTCATGACCGAGCCGCTGGCCGAAACCGAAGCCGGCACTATCTCGCTGTCCGCCGTCGAGTACGGCCGTCTCGACGCCATTATGCAGGGCAAGACCGTGCTTGCCCTTGGCCCGGGAATCTCGCGCCACGCCGACACTATTCAGTTCATTCGCGCGATCGTGGACAAGTATCCGCAGCCGCTGGTGATTGACGCCGACGGCCTGAACGCATTCCAAGGCATGACCGACCGCCTCCATGGCCGGTCCCGTCCGCTGGTTCTGACGCCCCATCCCGGCGAAATGGCGCGTCTGACGGGACTTTCAACGAAAGAAGTGCAGCAGGATCGCATTGGCGTGGCGCGTTCATTCGCGTCCGGTCACCAATGCATTGTTGTGCTCAAGGGACATCGCACGCTCGTGGCTGAGCCGGACGGCCATGTCTGGGTCAACATGACCGGCAATCCCGGAATGGCCACCGGCGGCACCGGCGACGTGCTCACCGGTCTGATCGCCGGCATGATTGCCCAGTTCCCAAACAATCTGATGCGCGCCGTCTGTGCCGCAGTCTGGCTCCACGGGTACGCCGGCGATCGCGCCATCTGCAACGACTCGTCCGAGCAGGCCCTCACCGCGACCGATCTTCTGGAAAACGCGTACGTGAGTGAATCGATGTGGTGGCGGATGAATGAAGATTCTTTCGTCAGCATTCAAGACATAGCCGGACTGCGTCGTAGGTTGGAATAA